The Ziziphus jujuba cultivar Dongzao chromosome 7, ASM3175591v1 genome includes a region encoding these proteins:
- the LOC107424733 gene encoding pentatricopeptide repeat-containing protein At2g22410, mitochondrial-like isoform X1, translating into MYVARKCRTVGSRLKHSFHFHSLFVTLPSMPATLTHKFKTSTHQDLHCLLEKCSSMSELKQLHAQIIIRSLTNENLTLGKLISFCAVSDAGDLRYARLIFDQVIEPNKFMYNCLIRGYSNSDEQVNSLLLYSKMIASGLSPNEFTLPFVLKVCAGKSAYWDAVVVHGQAVKLGFGSQVCVQNALINVYVVCGLVQCAQKVFDDIPEKTLVSWNSMFGGYSRIGCCKEAFLLFRKMRELQLEPDKFTMVNLLSVCSHGCDLDLGRYVHHYIEVTGMEIDQIVKNSLLDMYVKCGSLHSAQTVFDRMSDKNVVSWTSICNAYAKSGLVEFAQEFFNKMPLKNVVSWNTMISCFVREGRFKEALDLFHKMLSTSVVPDEATLVCILSACSQIGDLVTGKETHKYISNSSIKPSITLLNSLMDMYAKCGALGIAMNLFLEIPEKNVVSWNVIIGALALHGCGPKAIGMFEEMKTDGIWPDEFTFTGLLSACSHSGLVDMGRYYFDRMTSVYSISPEIEHYACIIDLLGRGGHLEEAIRLIGEMPMKPDVVIWGALLGACRIHANVEIGKLILKQFLELEPHTSGLYVLLSNIFCEAQRWEDVKKIRKLMKDGGVIKTRAISFIEIDGCVHEFIVEDKRHVLSSYIYIMLDQLTDHLKSTGCSADLSNIFLDIPQM; encoded by the coding sequence ATGTACGTAGCCCGCAAATGTCGGACCGTTGGTTCCCGCCTTAAGCACTCCTTTCACTTCCACTCTCTATTCGTCACTCTTCCTTCCATGCCCGCCACTTTGACCCACAAATTCAAGACTTCCACTCACCAAGACCTGCATTGTCTCCTGGAGAAATGCTCTTCCATGAGCGAACTGAAACAACTCCATGCCCAAATCATCATCCGCAGCCTGACCAATGAAAACCTGACTCTCGGAAAACTAATCTCTTTCTGCGCTGTTTCCGATGCTGGCGATCTCCGATATGCCCGACTGATATTTGACCAGGTTATTGAACCCAATAAGTTTATGTACAATTGTCTCATAAGGGGTTACTCAAATAGTGACGAACAAGTTAATTCTTTACTGCTCTATAGCAAAATGATTGCATCTGGACTTTCGCCCAATGAATTTACTCTTCCGTTTGTTCTTAAGGTTTGTGCTGGAAAATCTGCCTATTGGGATGCCGTTGTTGTTCATGGTCAGGCTGTGAAACTAGGATTTGGATCTCAAGTTTGTGTGCAGAATGCCCTCATCAATGTTTACGTTGTTTGCGGGCTAGTTCAATGTGCCCAGAAAGTGTTTGACGATATACCGGAGAAGACATTGGTTTCCTGGAATTCGATGTTTGGTGGGTATTCTAGAATTGGCTGTTGCAAGGAAGCCTTCTTATTGTTTCGAAAGATGAGAGAATTGCAGCTGGAGCCTGATAAATTCACGATGGTTAATTTACTTTCAGTTTGTTCGCATGGTTGTGATTTGGATTTGGGAAGATACGTGCATCATTATATCGAGGTTACTGGAATGGAGATCGATCAGATCGTGAAAAATTCCCTTTTGGATATGTATGTCAAATGTGGGAGTTTGCATTCTGCACAAACAGTCTTCGATAGAATGTCTGATAAAAATGTAGTTTCATGGACTTCCATCTGTAATGCATATGCTAAATCTGGGCTTGTTGAATTTGCCCAggaattttttaataagatgCCCCTGAAGAATGTGGTTTCCTGGAATACAATGATCTCATGTTTTGTTCGAGAAGGCAGATTCAAGGAAGCTTTGGATCTCTTCCACAAAATGCTTAGTACAAGTGTGGTTCCAGACGAGGCTACCCTGGTCTGCATTCTTTCAGCCTGCAGTCAAATCGGTGATTTAGTTACTGGAAAGGAAACCCACAAATATATATCCAATAGTAGTATAAAACCTAGTATAACTCTGCTTAACTCCCTTATGGACATGTATGCAAAATGTGGTGCCCTTGGAATTGCCATGAATCTCTTTCTTGAGATTCCAGAAAAGAATGTAGTGTCATGGAATGTTATCATTGGGGCACTTGCATTGCATGGTTGTGGACCAAAAGCGATTGGCATGTTTGAAGAGATGAAAACTGATGGAATCTGGCCAGATGAATTCACCTTCACCGGATTGCTTAGCGCGTGTAGTCACAGTGGTCTTGTGGACATGGGGCGATATTACTTTGACAGAATGACTTCTGTTTACAGTATTTCACCTGAAATTGAGCATTATGCCTGCATAATTGATCTTCTAGGGAGAGGGGGACACTTAGAAGAAGCAATTAGACTGATAGGAGAAATGCCAATGAAGCCAGATGTAGTAATATGGGGAGCTTTGCTTGGTGCTTGTAGGATTCATGCAAATGTAGAAATTGGAAAGCTTATTCTAAAACAGTTCCTGGAGTTAGAGCCACATACCTCTGGGTTATATGTGCTTCTCTCAAACATATTTTGTGAAGCTCAAAGATGGGAAGATGTAAAGAAGATTAGGAAACTGATGAAAGATGGTGGGGTCATTAAAACTAGAGCAATTAGCTTCATTGAAATTGATGGATGTGTGCATGAATTTATTGTTGAGGACAAAAGACATGTACTTTCAAGCTATATATACATCATGCTGGATCAATTAACAGATCATTTGAAGTCTACTGGGTGCTCAGCCGACCTTTCAAATATATTTCTGGATATACCACAAATGTAG
- the LOC107424733 gene encoding pentatricopeptide repeat-containing protein At2g29760, chloroplastic-like isoform X2 encodes MYVARKCRTVGSRLKHSFHFHSLFVTLPSMPATLTHKFKTSTHQDLHCLLEKCSSMSELKQLHAQIIIRSLTNENLTLGKLISFCAVSDAGDLRYARLIFDQVCAGKSAYWDAVVVHGQAVKLGFGSQVCVQNALINVYVVCGLVQCAQKVFDDIPEKTLVSWNSMFGGYSRIGCCKEAFLLFRKMRELQLEPDKFTMVNLLSVCSHGCDLDLGRYVHHYIEVTGMEIDQIVKNSLLDMYVKCGSLHSAQTVFDRMSDKNVVSWTSICNAYAKSGLVEFAQEFFNKMPLKNVVSWNTMISCFVREGRFKEALDLFHKMLSTSVVPDEATLVCILSACSQIGDLVTGKETHKYISNSSIKPSITLLNSLMDMYAKCGALGIAMNLFLEIPEKNVVSWNVIIGALALHGCGPKAIGMFEEMKTDGIWPDEFTFTGLLSACSHSGLVDMGRYYFDRMTSVYSISPEIEHYACIIDLLGRGGHLEEAIRLIGEMPMKPDVVIWGALLGACRIHANVEIGKLILKQFLELEPHTSGLYVLLSNIFCEAQRWEDVKKIRKLMKDGGVIKTRAISFIEIDGCVHEFIVEDKRHVLSSYIYIMLDQLTDHLKSTGCSADLSNIFLDIPQM; translated from the exons ATGTACGTAGCCCGCAAATGTCGGACCGTTGGTTCCCGCCTTAAGCACTCCTTTCACTTCCACTCTCTATTCGTCACTCTTCCTTCCATGCCCGCCACTTTGACCCACAAATTCAAGACTTCCACTCACCAAGACCTGCATTGTCTCCTGGAGAAATGCTCTTCCATGAGCGAACTGAAACAACTCCATGCCCAAATCATCATCCGCAGCCTGACCAATGAAAACCTGACTCTCGGAAAACTAATCTCTTTCTGCGCTGTTTCCGATGCTGGCGATCTCCGATATGCCCGACTGATATTTGACCAG GTTTGTGCTGGAAAATCTGCCTATTGGGATGCCGTTGTTGTTCATGGTCAGGCTGTGAAACTAGGATTTGGATCTCAAGTTTGTGTGCAGAATGCCCTCATCAATGTTTACGTTGTTTGCGGGCTAGTTCAATGTGCCCAGAAAGTGTTTGACGATATACCGGAGAAGACATTGGTTTCCTGGAATTCGATGTTTGGTGGGTATTCTAGAATTGGCTGTTGCAAGGAAGCCTTCTTATTGTTTCGAAAGATGAGAGAATTGCAGCTGGAGCCTGATAAATTCACGATGGTTAATTTACTTTCAGTTTGTTCGCATGGTTGTGATTTGGATTTGGGAAGATACGTGCATCATTATATCGAGGTTACTGGAATGGAGATCGATCAGATCGTGAAAAATTCCCTTTTGGATATGTATGTCAAATGTGGGAGTTTGCATTCTGCACAAACAGTCTTCGATAGAATGTCTGATAAAAATGTAGTTTCATGGACTTCCATCTGTAATGCATATGCTAAATCTGGGCTTGTTGAATTTGCCCAggaattttttaataagatgCCCCTGAAGAATGTGGTTTCCTGGAATACAATGATCTCATGTTTTGTTCGAGAAGGCAGATTCAAGGAAGCTTTGGATCTCTTCCACAAAATGCTTAGTACAAGTGTGGTTCCAGACGAGGCTACCCTGGTCTGCATTCTTTCAGCCTGCAGTCAAATCGGTGATTTAGTTACTGGAAAGGAAACCCACAAATATATATCCAATAGTAGTATAAAACCTAGTATAACTCTGCTTAACTCCCTTATGGACATGTATGCAAAATGTGGTGCCCTTGGAATTGCCATGAATCTCTTTCTTGAGATTCCAGAAAAGAATGTAGTGTCATGGAATGTTATCATTGGGGCACTTGCATTGCATGGTTGTGGACCAAAAGCGATTGGCATGTTTGAAGAGATGAAAACTGATGGAATCTGGCCAGATGAATTCACCTTCACCGGATTGCTTAGCGCGTGTAGTCACAGTGGTCTTGTGGACATGGGGCGATATTACTTTGACAGAATGACTTCTGTTTACAGTATTTCACCTGAAATTGAGCATTATGCCTGCATAATTGATCTTCTAGGGAGAGGGGGACACTTAGAAGAAGCAATTAGACTGATAGGAGAAATGCCAATGAAGCCAGATGTAGTAATATGGGGAGCTTTGCTTGGTGCTTGTAGGATTCATGCAAATGTAGAAATTGGAAAGCTTATTCTAAAACAGTTCCTGGAGTTAGAGCCACATACCTCTGGGTTATATGTGCTTCTCTCAAACATATTTTGTGAAGCTCAAAGATGGGAAGATGTAAAGAAGATTAGGAAACTGATGAAAGATGGTGGGGTCATTAAAACTAGAGCAATTAGCTTCATTGAAATTGATGGATGTGTGCATGAATTTATTGTTGAGGACAAAAGACATGTACTTTCAAGCTATATATACATCATGCTGGATCAATTAACAGATCATTTGAAGTCTACTGGGTGCTCAGCCGACCTTTCAAATATATTTCTGGATATACCACAAATGTAG
- the LOC107424738 gene encoding CASP-like protein ARALYDRAFT_485429, which translates to MDELPGSMGTSASLALRLGQTIFASASLLFMCLDVEFYSYTAFCYLVTVMGLVVPWSMTLVVVDAYSVFVKCLPRQPKIVIILILGDWVLSYLSLAAACSTASVTDVLLDAGASYCPAKLCSRYQLSAAMAFLSWFLSLASSLFNFWLLPSL; encoded by the exons ATGGACGAACTTCCAGGGTCAATGGGCACGAGCGCCAGTTTGGCCCTTCGCTTGGGGCAGACCATTTTCGCCTCTGCTTCTCTTCTCTTTATGTGCTTGGACGTCGAGTTCTACAGCTATACAGCTTTCTG CTATTTGGTGACAGTTATGGGTTTAGTAGTTCCGTGGAGCATGACATTGGTAGTGGTGGATGCCTACTCTGTTTTTGTTAAATGTTTACCCCGTCAACCAAAAATTGTAATAATTCTCATTCTGGGAGATTGG GTTTTGTCGTATCTTTCACTTGCTGCGGCCTGCTCAACAGCTAGTGTCACAGATGTTCTGCTTGATGCTGGTGCATCCTACTGCCCTGCAAAGTTATGTAGTAGATATCAATTGTCTGCTGCAATGGCTTTCTTGTCATGGTTTCTCTCATTAGCTTCTTCTTTATTCAATTTTTGGCTTCTCCCTTCTTTGTAA